A window of the Hordeum vulgare subsp. vulgare chromosome 5H, MorexV3_pseudomolecules_assembly, whole genome shotgun sequence genome harbors these coding sequences:
- the LOC123453032 gene encoding zinc finger protein ZAT8-like produces MVSSMKQYRDDADAPSSVSLSLSLGAVADRISKKMRRGGADGEFVCKTCGRSFSSFQALGGHRTSHLRGRHGLALGLAAGSEQVSRKSRDQKQVHRCHVCGLEFEMGQALGGHMRRHREQEATTTAQAQPVLLQLFF; encoded by the coding sequence ATGGTTTCGTCAATGAAGCAGTACAGGGATGATGCCGATGCGCCCTCGTCCgtctccctctcgctctccctcgGCGCCGTGGCCGACCGCATCAGCAAGAAGATGAGGCGCGGCGGCGCAGACGGCGAGTTCGTGTGCAAGACATGCGGCCGGTCGTTCAGCTCGTTTCAGGCGCTGGGCGGGCACCGGACAAGCCACCTGCGTGGCCGCCATGGACttgccctcggcctcgccgcggggtCAGAACAGGTGAGCAGGAAGAGCAGGGACCAGAAGCAGGTGCACCGGTGCCATGTCTGCGGGCTCGAGTTCGAGATGGGTCAGGCCTTAGGAGGCCACATGCGCCGGCACCGCGAGCAGGAGGCCACCACCACGGCGCAGGCGCAGCCAGTTCTGCTCCAGCTCTTCTTCTAG